The bacterium genome contains the following window.
AAGACGTTGGCGTTCAAATAATGCGGCGCCTTCGCCGCCTGGCCTATGCCCGAGACGAAGAGCACCTGGTGGGGCTCGAGCGCCGAGGCCACCAACGCCTTCTTCACCGCCTCGACGATGGCAAAGTTGCCGCAGCCCGGGCACCACGCCGTCTCGTACCTTCCGTAATCCTCAAGCTTTACCATAAGTTACCCGACCCCGTTTTATATCACGTTTTGAGCCCGCGTAAAATATATTCCGGCGTGAGCGGCAGGCCGTCGTACCGGCTTACGCGCTCGCCTACCTCGAAACCCGCCTCGGCCCGAATAAGACGCGCCAACTGGCCCGACGCGTTGCCCTCGACGGCGACTACGCGCTTCGCCTCGCGCAGGCGGCCCAGGAATTGCCCCGGGACCAGCGGCCACACCTGCGGGAAGTGCAGCGTCGCGGCCTTCGCCCCGTTCGCTCTGAGGTTGGCCGCCGCCTCCGCGACGGCGCCCTTGCTCGAGCCCCAAGACACCAACAACAGCTCCGGTCGCTCGTCGCCGTCGTACCGCGGCGGCACGACTTCGGCGCGGATGCCGCTCTCCTTGCGGCGCCTCTTTTCCACCTGGCGCACGCGGGCGTCGAGGTCCTCGGTGAGGTGGCCGTCCTCGGTATGTTCGTCGCTGTCGACGACGACCAGGTGACGGCTCACCCCGGGCAGCAGCCGCGGCGAAACGCCGCTATCGGTTACGGCGTAGCGCGCGTACGGCTCGGCGAACTCGGGCGGCGCCGCGTACGAGCCCACCGGCGGCAAGCCCTCCACGTCGAACGGCTCGACGGCGCGGTACGAGTCGGCGAGGAACTGGTCCGTCAGCACGAACGTCGGCCCCTGGAACCTCTGCGCGAGCTCGAGCGCCTTCCGCGTGAGGTGGAAGCATTCCTCCACGTCGCCCGGCGCGAAGACGGCCCGCGGGAACTCGCCGTGGCCCGCGCGCAGGACGAACTCGAGGTCGGCCTGCTCGGTGCGCGTCGGCAGGCCGGTGGCGGGGCCGGGCCGCTGCGCCACGACGATAACGATGGGGGTTTCCGTCATACCCGCCAGGCTCACGCCCTCCACCATCAGCGCGAAGCCGCCGCCCGACGTCGCGACGAGGGCGGGCGCGCCGGCGTACGACGCGCCCAGCGCCATATTAATCGCCGCTATTTCGTCCTCGGCCTGCTCCACCGTAAGGCCCATCTCCTCGGCGTGGGCGATGAGCGTCAGCGGTATCGACGTCGACGGCGTCATAGGGTAAAAGGCGCAGAACTTAACGCCCGCCGATACGGCCCCCAGCGCGACGGCCTGGTTGCCGTTCAACGTCAACCGTTCGGCCGGCGTTTCAACTCCAGCGAGCGGCCTACGGTTCCGCGGCTCCAGGGCCGCGGCCCAGGCGAACGCCTTACTCAGGGCTTGCCTGTTCTCCGCCACCGCCTTGCCCTTCTTGCCGAAATAACCCTCCACGACGCCGGCCACGAGCTCTTCGTCGAGGCCGAGCAGACAGGCGACGACGCCCAGCGCCGCGACGTTGCGGTACCGGCCGGTTGCTATCTCCTTGTACGGCACCGCCAGCACGCCGTCGCCGCCCGCGCCGAAC
Protein-coding sequences here:
- a CDS encoding 2-oxoacid:acceptor oxidoreductase subunit alpha — translated: FGAGGDGVLAVPYKEIATGRYRNVAALGVVACLLGLDEELVAGVVEGYFGKKGKAVAENRQALSKAFAWAAALEPRNRRPLAGVETPAERLTLNGNQAVALGAVSAGVKFCAFYPMTPSTSIPLTLIAHAEEMGLTVEQAEDEIAAINMALGASYAGAPALVATSGGGFALMVEGVSLAGMTETPIVIVVAQRPGPATGLPTRTEQADLEFVLRAGHGEFPRAVFAPGDVEECFHLTRKALELAQRFQGPTFVLTDQFLADSYRAVEPFDVEGLPPVGSYAAPPEFAEPYARYAVTDSGVSPRLLPGVSRHLVVVDSDEHTEDGHLTEDLDARVRQVEKRRRKESGIRAEVVPPRYDGDERPELLLVSWGSSKGAVAEAAANLRANGAKAATLHFPQVWPLVPGQFLGRLREAKRVVAVEGNASGQLARLIRAEAGFEVGERVSRYDGLPLTPEYILRGLKT